The Sulfurimonas crateris genomic interval CTAGAAACGTCTCTAAAATAACGGAAGTCCTGCACAAGGACAGAGCCGTTGAGGTAGATATTAACTATGATGAGAGCGAATTTGCTTTTGACGAGTTTAGAACATCTCCATATAAAGCCTACATCAATATCTCCATCGGATGCGATAAATCTTGCACCTACTGCATAGTTCCAAAAACCCGTGGGGATGAGATATCGATCCCTACAGAGCTTATTTTGCGTGAGGCTAAAAGAGCGGCAGATGGCGGAGCAAAAGAGCTTTTTCTTCTTGGTCAGAACGTTAACAACTACGGGCGCCGATTTTCAGGCGAACATGAAAAAGTAAATTTTACAGAACTGCTTAGAAGACTAAGTAAAATAGAGGGTATTGAGAGAATCCGCTTTACCTCTCCGCATCCGTTTCATATGGATGATGAGTTTATAGAGGAGTTCGCTAAAAACCCTAAAATATGCAAATCTATGCATATGCCGCTTCAAAGCGGTTCATCTAAAGTGCTTAGCGATATGAAACGCGGCTACACAAAAGAGTGGTTTTTAAACCGTGTTGAAAAACTAAGAAGTGTATCTCCAGATGTCAGCATTTCAACAGATATTATCGTTGCTTTTCCCGGAGAGAGCGATGAGGACTTTGAAGATACTCTAGATGTTATGAGAAAGGTGAGATTTGATCAGATATTCTCGTTTAAGTACTCTCCTAGACCTGAGACGGAGGCTGAGCACTATACAAACGTAGTAGATGAAGATGTCGCGTCTCAGAGACTCACAACGCTTCAAAATCTCCATACGGAGATATTGGATGAAAAGAACAAAACACATCTGGGCAAGATATACAGAGTCTATTTTGAAGATCTTAATCAAGACTACTATGTAAGCGGACGAAGCGATAACAATATAGTCATAAAAGTAAAAGGTTCTGATGAGCTTCTGGGTGAGTTTAGAGATGTAAAGATCACTCAGATAGGAAGAACAATACTCAGTGGAGAAGTTGTTGGGTAAAAAGATCTTTCGCACATTAGCACTTTTGATCGTCCCCTTTGTGGCATCGCTCTTTATTAGGCTGATTTATCTGAGTAACAAAAAAAGATTCCACTCTCCAGAATCAATAAGCGACGAGCCGACGATCTTTGCATGTTGGCACGGAGAGCTTTTGATGCTTCCATACCTATACTCCAGATACAGAAAAACTCCCCACGCAAAAGTATTGATCTCAAGCCATTTTGACGGTATGCTTATCTCAAAAACCATAAAATATTTTGGGCTCGGAACTATAGAGGGCTCGACAAACAGAAATGCAACAAGAGTCTTGATGCAAGGAATAAGGGCGTTAAAGGATGGTTATGACATCGGTATTACGCCGGATGGACCAAAAGGACCGCGACATGAGGTCGCAGATGGTATAATAGCAATGGCGCAAAAAGCAAAAGCCAAAATAGTTCTGGTTGAGATGAAACCGACCAAGTTTTGGCAGCTTAATAGTTGGGACAAATTTACCATACCAAAACCATTTGGTACTTTGAACTACTACTCCACATCTCCGATAGATGTCAGTGATATGGATATGCAAGAGGCAAAAAAAGTGATGAAAGAGGGGCTTCTAAAACATGAAATCTAGATTGTTTATTCCGATAATCGCGCTTTTTTTGCTCTTTGTAATGGGAGCGTACTTTATAGTAAACCCATCATATGAGAAGTCGCTTAGAGCTAAGTATTACTACGAGACGGGTGAGTATAAAGAGGCATATACTCTTGCAAAAGAGGCTTTTAGTCTGGACCTCTACAACAGGATGGCAGCTACTGTTATGACTCAGTCTCAGACATCTTTGAAATATGTCTCCTATATAGACGATGCAAAAAAGTATATGAAGATCATAGATGAGATCGCTCGCAAAGAGAGCATCTCCGATGCGGATAAGGCAAAAATGAAGATGATGTGCGAGATCATGATAAGCGCATATATAAAACTGGCACCCAGCGTTGTAACAGACGATGAGTTGGTAGAGCAGGCTGCAGAGTACTACAATAAGTTTGAGAAGTTACTTGAAAAAATCAATAGAAGCTAAAAGAGGAGAGTTTCTTCTCTACTTGGAAGAGATAAGAGGCTACTCCGACCTTACCATCAAGAGCTACGATGAATCTTTAAAAGAGGCGTTTGCATATATTGAAGTTCTTCAGGAGGGTGGGCATACGCTTTTAAATCTTATGCCTTACCGCATAAAGATCTCTTCGCTAAATCCAAAGACGATCAGTAAAAAACTCAGTGCGATCCGCTCTTTTGCCGAATATTTGAACGACAACGGCACTAGGGTCATATTAAAGGCTGATGAGAGCGTCAAGGTGGCAAAAACTCTTCCAAAACCTATATCGCATAAGCATATCGTAGAAGCTATCTCACACTGCGATCTAAGAGATAAGCTTGTTGTAACACTTCTTTACACGCTCGGTCTTAGAATATCCGAACTGGCTTCATTGACGCTAGAAAATATCTCTGATAAATGGGTAAGAGTTATAGGAAAAGGTAATAAACAAAGAGATATCCCGCTTTTGGCAAATACTAAAGAGCTGCTTGACGAATATTTGAGTATAACAGCGCAAAAAAAGTTTGTTTTTGAGAAAAATGGCGAAAAATTAAGCCAAAACAGTCTAAGATATATAGTTACAAATGTCTTTAGAAGAGTCGGCTTAAAAGTCACTCCGCATCAGCTCAGGCACTCTTACGCATCGGGTCTTTTAAATGGCAGGGCTCCTATTGCCGATGTCAGCGAGCTGTTGGGACACTCATCTATGGCAACGACACAAATATATACGAAACTGGGTAGTGCATTGAAACAGGAAAACTACAACTCGGCTCATCCTCTTTGTGGAGCTAAAGAGTAATGATCGGTAAATTTTTAGAGACTTTATATACAAAAGTTTTTATAAATATCATTGTCGAAAATCTACAGACAGTCGTATATGTTGAGGTCTGCTCAAAAAAAGATGTGCTGCAGAGCACGCATAAAGTCTTTGAGACAACTACGATAAACTCCAAGATGTATGAGTTTGTCCGCTCATTTTTTAAAGAGACCCCTTTTTATTACATATCCGTACTCGATAAATCTTCAAATCAGGGGGCTGTTCCGACCTGTGCTCCAAGTGAGATGGAGAAGTATTGCGATATTAACTCATCGGAATATATCTGCTACTCGGACAAGTGGGCTTTTTACACCTCGGAGTACGATATAGAAGCTATAAAACATGAATACAGAAGTATCGGGCTAGATTATATCTTCTCCCCTTTTGCGATCATGGCTAACTTTTTTAAAGAGAAGATAGAGAGCAGCTTGTCTATGTTTGTCCTAGTCGAGGACAACTACCTCTCTTTTACCATATTTGACAACTCAAAACTACTCTACGCTGAGTATCTCGATATGCAGCATCATAAGGATGATGAAGATATGCTTATGGACTCCTCGCTTGATGAGGATGACGACTTTGGGATCGAGGGGATCGATCTTGAAGAGATTAGCAGTATGGATGATGACGACTCTTCAGGTTTTGATGATTTTACAAATATCGAAGATCTTGACAGCGGTGAAGATATGGATGAGTTTTCTGAGATACAGGAGATTGAAGAGAGGGTAGAGAGTGATGTTGATATTTCAAGCGACGGGTTTAATGAAGATTATCAGAGATTCTCACTAATACAAAGCGCACTTAACACCTTTTACAAAGACCCAAAATATGAGAGTCAGTTTATTGAGACCATCTATATAGCCGACGGCATAGGAACAAGTACCGAACTTAAAAGCTATCTTGAAGAGGAGATGTTCTTAAACGTATATGTAAGAAAGATAGATCTTGGCGCAGCACTCTCTGAGATGGCAAAGGCAGAGGCAAATGAGATATAGTTACATAAAGGCGAGAGAAAAAACGGTCTTTACAAAAGA includes:
- the miaB gene encoding tRNA (N6-isopentenyl adenosine(37)-C2)-methylthiotransferase MiaB, with amino-acid sequence MSKKLFIETLGCAMNSRDSEHMIAALREKEGYETTDDLKSADLILINTCSVREKPVAKLFSELGVFNKKRKEGAKIGVCGCTASHLGEEIIKKAPYVSFVLGARNVSKITEVLHKDRAVEVDINYDESEFAFDEFRTSPYKAYINISIGCDKSCTYCIVPKTRGDEISIPTELILREAKRAADGGAKELFLLGQNVNNYGRRFSGEHEKVNFTELLRRLSKIEGIERIRFTSPHPFHMDDEFIEEFAKNPKICKSMHMPLQSGSSKVLSDMKRGYTKEWFLNRVEKLRSVSPDVSISTDIIVAFPGESDEDFEDTLDVMRKVRFDQIFSFKYSPRPETEAEHYTNVVDEDVASQRLTTLQNLHTEILDEKNKTHLGKIYRVYFEDLNQDYYVSGRSDNNIVIKVKGSDELLGEFRDVKITQIGRTILSGEVVG
- a CDS encoding lysophospholipid acyltransferase family protein, which codes for MGKKIFRTLALLIVPFVASLFIRLIYLSNKKRFHSPESISDEPTIFACWHGELLMLPYLYSRYRKTPHAKVLISSHFDGMLISKTIKYFGLGTIEGSTNRNATRVLMQGIRALKDGYDIGITPDGPKGPRHEVADGIIAMAQKAKAKIVLVEMKPTKFWQLNSWDKFTIPKPFGTLNYYSTSPIDVSDMDMQEAKKVMKEGLLKHEI
- a CDS encoding tyrosine-type recombinase/integrase translates to MKKSIEAKRGEFLLYLEEIRGYSDLTIKSYDESLKEAFAYIEVLQEGGHTLLNLMPYRIKISSLNPKTISKKLSAIRSFAEYLNDNGTRVILKADESVKVAKTLPKPISHKHIVEAISHCDLRDKLVVTLLYTLGLRISELASLTLENISDKWVRVIGKGNKQRDIPLLANTKELLDEYLSITAQKKFVFEKNGEKLSQNSLRYIVTNVFRRVGLKVTPHQLRHSYASGLLNGRAPIADVSELLGHSSMATTQIYTKLGSALKQENYNSAHPLCGAKE